CTGAGGTAATACTCCAATTGGTTGCAGGGCCACTAAAATTAAAAGCAGTCCAGCCCGCAGTAGCCATAGTGGCCAGTACAGTTTCTTCTCCCTGCTGGTTGGTGCTCTTAAGATCGAAAGAACGGATTACCCAACGGTTTTGCTGTGCTTCTGGTTTTATAACTGTGGTTTTATAAACCAAAGCCAAGGCCATGTTTTTATTACGCTCTGCAAAAGTATTCAGACTGATATTTCCCGAGGGGGTCTGATCCAGACCAGCAGATAAAACAGCTTTATCTGTAATATCTTCCCAGTTAGCAGCCCTTACATTTGTAGCATCATATATTCCATTGAAATTGGTAGATACATACAGTTTTATCACCGATTGATCGATGGGCATTACCCCGAACTGGGCATAAGTTTTAAAATTTAGGGAAACCGTATTTCCTTCCACAACCGTTCTTTTCCGGTACTCATATTTGCGCCCAGCTTCCCCCGACCAAAATACAATGTTCTCGGGTTTACCATTAATCATAAACCTAACGGGCTCTCCAACCTTATAACTGTTTTTTTCCAACTCAACAGAAAAATCATCCTGAGGAGCCAGCTCATAGGTCTTCTGGCAGGAAGCCAGGGAAAATAATATAACAGATGCAATTAATAGCTTATTCATCTTATATAATTTTGTAGTTACCATCCTGTATTTTGTTTGATATTAGGGTTAACGGCCAGTTCACTGTTAGGGATCGGGAATAAAACAGCACGATCTGTTACGCGCTGTGCCTGTGCAATAGCTGCGTCTTTTAAAGCAGTTGGCATATTGGCCTGGTATTCTCTTGCCTGTGTTTGCATAACGGATGGATAAATACCCCATCGTACAAGATCGTGCTTCCGGATGCCCTCGAAAGCAAGCTCACGTAACCGTTCATTCCTGATCAGATCAAGGAAGTCCTGCTGAGACAGGTTAGCGGCCGCATCGGCCGTTACATCGGGAA
The nucleotide sequence above comes from Pedobacter riviphilus. Encoded proteins:
- a CDS encoding DUF5017 domain-containing protein is translated as MNKLLIASVILFSLASCQKTYELAPQDDFSVELEKNSYKVGEPVRFMINGKPENIVFWSGEAGRKYEYRKRTVVEGNTVSLNFKTYAQFGVMPIDQSVIKLYVSTNFNGIYDATNVRAANWEDITDKAVLSAGLDQTPSGNISLNTFAERNKNMALALVYKTTVIKPEAQQNRWVIRSFDLKSTNQQGEETVLATMATAGWTAFNFSGPATNWSITSAQLLTVRNSTDLDDDWVVSKQFNPNSILPDVGEPIKNISQNLKDYTRVYTKAGVYKVSFVATNANLERSLTVVKEIDLTITQ